In Malus sylvestris chromosome 15, drMalSylv7.2, whole genome shotgun sequence, a single genomic region encodes these proteins:
- the LOC126602701 gene encoding uncharacterized protein LOC126602701: MTSPVVKIEGLLGMLTMRLQEDNFAKWVFQFRSVLEGYDLFDYFDGTNVCPPKYVISLEEGVTKEITEAYRAWVKTNKALLSLLIATLGDEAIEYVVGSKTASEAWANLIDRYAPVLRARINHLKTELHTIKKGPESIEKYLLQLKSLKDQLLAAGETVSDNDLIVAAFAGLPSKYNMIKTVIVARESSITLKEF, translated from the coding sequence ATGACATCTCCAGTGGTTAAGATTGAAGGGTTGTTGGGTATGCTTACTATGCGTTTACAAGAAGATAATTTTGCAAAATGGGTGTTTCAATTTCGATCCGTGTTGGAAGGATACGACTTGTTTGATTACTTTGATGGTACCAATGTGTGTCCTCCTAAATATGTTATCTCTTTGGAGGAAGGAGTGACTAAAGAAATCACTGAAGCTTATCGTGCATGGGTTAAAACTAATAAAGCCCTACTGAGTTTACTCATTGCCACTCTTGGCGATGAAGCTATTGAATATGTAGTTGGTAGCAAGACTGCATCTGAAGCATGGGCTAATCTGATTGATAGATATGCTCCAGTTTTGAGAGCACGGATTAATCATCTTAAAACTGAGCTGCATACAATAAAGAAAGGTCCTGAATCTATTGAGAAGTATCTGTtgcaacttaaaagcttgaAAGATCAGTTGCTAGCTGCAGGAGAAACAGTCTCAGACAATGATTTAATTGTAGCAGCGTTTGCTGGTTTACCATCAAAGTACAACATGATTAAGACTGTTATTGTGGCAAGGGAGTCATCCATTACTCTCAAAGAATTTTGA
- the LOC126601445 gene encoding probable sulfate transporter 3.5, protein MNSTTKTSGSVSFAAPRSFGTAFKSDLKETFFPDDPFKAFANEKPLGKVRKGFQYFVPILGWLPKYSLKTFQYDVLAALTITSLAIPQGISYAKLCQIPPIIGLYSSFVPPLIYAIFGDSKYLAVGTVAACSLLIAEIIGEVADPKADPALYLHLVFTATFITGIIQTALGILRLGILVDFLSHSTITGFMGGTAIIICLQQLKGFLGLKNFTTKTDVVNVLKSVFQHRNEWRWESAVLGITFLLLLQFTRWLRNRKPKLFWVSAMTPLFVVVVGCLIAYFAHAKDHGIPIVGDLKKGINPSSIQYLTFDKKYFPAVVKAAAITGLIALAEGIAIGRSFAIMRNEQVDGNKEMIAFGFMNIIGSFTSCYLTTGPFSKTAVNYNAGARSQMTNAVMALFMMIVLLFLAPLFSYTPLVALSAIIMSAMLGLIKYNEVYELFKVDKFDFVICMAAVLGVAFISMDIGLGISIVLGLVRALLYVARPGTCKLGKIPDSVIYRDIEQYPEAARNSGVLVLQIGSPVYFANGNYIRERILRWVWDEQEQLDASGGQLEHVLLELSGVITIDMTGIETLAEVHKTLAARGVKMGIINPRIKVMEKIQTSHFVDKIGKENIYLSIEDAIVNCKFSIRKSGEAEGSS, encoded by the exons ATGAATTCCACGACGAAAACAAGCGGCTCAGTCAGCTTCGCAGCTCCGCGAAGCTTTGGCACCGCCTTCAAATCCGACCTCAAGGAGACCTTTTTTCCCGACGACCCTTTCAAGGCATTCGCAAATGAGAAACCACTTGGGAAGGTCAGGAAGGGTTTCCAATATTTCGTTCCCATCTTGGGATGGCTTCCGAAATACAGTCTGAAAACGTTTCAATACGACGTCCTTGCCGCACTCACCATCACCAGTCTCGCCATTCCTCAAGGAATTAGCTACGCCAAACTCTGCCAGATTCCTCCCATTATCGGCCTCT ATTCAAGCTTTGTTCCTCCTCTTATTTATGCAATTTTTGGAGACTCCAAGTACCTCGCTGTGGGAACAGTGGCAGCATGCTCGTTGCTTATTGCCGAAATCATTGGAGAAGTAGCTGATCCAAAGGCAGACCCTGCATTGTACCTGCACTTAGTTTTTACGGCCACCTTTATCACCGGCATTATTCAGACTGCTTTGGGTATTCTAAG GCTGGGGATTCTGGTGGATTTCCTATCACATTCCACCATCACTGGCTTCATGGGAGGGACTGCAATTATAATTTGCTTGCAACAGTTGAAGGGCTTTTTAGGGTTGAAGAATTTCACGACCAAAACCGACGTTGTAAACGTTTTGAAATCAGTATTCCAGCATAGAAACGAG TGGAGGTGGGAGAGTGCAGTTCTGGGTATTACCTTCCTCCTTTTACTACAGTTCACCAGGTGGCTG AGAAATAGAAAACCAAAGCTATTTTGGGTGTCGGCCATGACTCCACTTTTCGTGGTGGTTGTTGGGTGCCTTATTGCTTATTTTGCCCATGCAAAAGACCATGGAATACCAATT GTGGGAGACTTGAAGAAAGGGATCAATCCTTCTTCCATTCAATATTTgacctttgacaaaaaatattttccGGCTGTTGTGAAGGCTGCGGCTATTACTGGCCTTATTGCTTTGGCT GAGGGAATAGCAATTGGAAGGAGCTTTGCCATAATGAGGAACGAACAAGTTGATGGGAATAAGGAAATGATAGCTTTTGGCTTCATGAACATTATTGGATCTTTCACCTCATGTTACTTGACTACTG gACCATTTTCAAAGACTGCGGTGAATTACAATGCGGGAGCAAGGTCACAAATGACAAACGCAGTGATGGCACTGTTTATGATGATTGTTCTTCTGTTCTTGGCTCCTCTCTTTAGTTACACCCCTCTTGTTGCTTTATCTGCAATTATTATGTCCGCCATGCTTGGACTCATCAAATACAATGAAGTCTATGAACTCTTCAAGGTTGACAAGTTTGACTTCGTCATCTGCATGGCTGCCGTTTTAGGTGTTGCCTTCATTAGCATGGACATCGGTCTCGGTATCTCA ATCGTACTTGGTCTTGTGAGAGCTCTCCTTTATGTGGCTAGGCCTGGCACTTGTAAGCTTGGAAAAATACCAGACTCGGTTATTTACCGTGACATAGAGCAGTATCCAGAAGCTGCGAGGAATTCAGGAGTCCTGGTACTACAAATTGGCTCCCCAGTTTACTTTGCAAATGGCAACTATATCAGGGAAAG GATTTTGAGATGGGTTTGGGATGAGCAAGAACAATTAGATGCTAGCGGAGGCCAGCTTGAGCATGTCTTGCTCGAATTGTCAG GAGTTATAACCATCGATATGACTGGCATTGAAACGTTGGCGGAAGTACACAAAACCTTAGCTGCAAGAGGGGTTAAG ATGGGCATAATAAACCCGAGGATTAAGGTGATGGAGAAAATACAAACGTCACATTTCGTAGACAAGATCGGAAAAGAAAATATCTACTTATCGATCGAGGATGCAATCGTAAATTGCAAGTTTTCGATTCGCAAGTCCGGTGAAGCCGAAGGTTCATCATAA
- the LOC126602702 gene encoding uncharacterized protein LOC126602702, producing the protein MRGVQNIHDFLPKPKHGFGLCSELKVRAHRTHTSIRNSASELNPLPSLYRQGLPASLFGAPHRLPRALSSPNSRKMPLRLDIKAEGGDEPLAVDYTFSSSIADHLRAASLVIVMQCQGAYSRLCGLVSP; encoded by the exons ATGAGAGGAGTTCAGAACATACATGATTTTCTT CCCAAACCCAAACATGGTTTTGGACTCTGTTCCGAACTGAAAGTGCGAGCCCATAGGACTCACACCTCCATTCGAAACTCTGCCTCCGAGCTCAATCCGCTTCCATCCCTGTACCGCCAAGGCCTTCCAGCTTCGCTCTTCGGAGCTCCGCACCGACTTCCACGAGCTCTTTCATCTCCCAACTCACGGAAAATG CCTCTCCGGCTCGATATCAAG GCTGAAGGAGGAGATGAGCCCCTTGCTGTTGACTACACCTTTTCTTCGAGCATTGCAGACCATCTGAGAGCAGCGTCTCTTGTGATAGTCATGCAG TGTCAGGGAGCATATTCGAGACTTTGCGGCTTGGTAAGCCCTTAA
- the LOC126601444 gene encoding coatomer subunit beta'-3-like, whose product MPLRLDIKRKFVQRTERVKSLDLHPSEPWILASLYSGTVYIFNYQSQSMAKSFEVTDLPVRSAKFVVRKQWVVAGADDMFIRVYNYNTMDKVKVFEAHSDYIRCVAVHPTLPYVLSSSDDMLIKLWDWEKGWMCTQIFEGHSHYVMQVTFNPKDTNTFASASLDHTVKIWNLVSPDPNFTLDAHSKGVNCVDYFTGGDKPYLITGSDDHTAKVWDYQTKSCVQTLDGHTHNVSAVCFHPELPVIITGSEDGTVRIWHSTTYRLENTLNYGLERVWAFGYMKGSRRIVIGYDEGAIMVKIGREVPVASMDSGGKIIWAKHNEIQTVNIKSVGADFEATDGERLPLAVKELGTCDLYPQSLKHNPNGRFVVVCGDGEYIIYTALAWRNRSFGSALEFVWSSDGECAVRETTSRIKVYSKTFQEKKNVRPTFSVEHIYGGVLLAMRSNDFICFYDWAECRLIRRIDVNVKNVYWADSGDLVAITSDSSFYILKYDRDVVSSYFDSGRPVDELGVEDAFELLYEINERVRTGLWVGDCFVYNNASWRLNYCVGGEVTTMFHLDRPMYLLGYLANQSRLFLIDKEFNVIGYTLLLSLIEYKTLVIRGDLERAKQIFPTIPPEQHNSVARFLESRGMLEDALEVATDADYKFDLAVQLGRLEIAKEIATGDQSESKWKRLGELAMSTGKLDLAEDCLSNGMDLSGLLLLYSSLGDAQGISKLASLAKEQGKNNVAFLCLFMLGKLEECIQLLLESERIPEAALMARSYLPSKVSEIVSIWRNDLNKVNKKAAESLADPQEYPNLFEDWQVSLALESKDAENRGIYPPAEQYPVYAEKPTTNLVERFRSMQIDEEATIENGDLDHEDVQENGEDQGEGEAVEEDADSMNGVVLVNGNQDEELDKNDETTSSP is encoded by the exons ATG CCTCTCAGGCTCGATATCAAG CGGAAATTTGTGCAAAGAACCGAGAGAGTTAAGTCTTTAGATCTACATCCATCTGAGCCATG GATCCTTGCGAGTCTGTATTCGGGAACCGTATACATCTTCAATTACCAGTCACAG AGCATGGCAAAGTCTTTTGAAGTCACTGATTTGCCAG TTCGGTCAGCAAAGTTTGTAGTGCGTAAGCAGTGGGTAGTTGCTGGAGCTGATGACATGTTTATTCGTGTATACAATTATAATACAATGGATAAAGTTAAAGTCTTTGAAGCACACTCGGACTACATTAGATGTGTGGCTGTCCATCCAACACTTCCATATGTTTTGTCATCATCCGATGACATGCTTATCAAACTGTGGGATTGGGAAAAAGGTTGGATGTGTACTCAGATATTTGAAGGACATTCTCACTATGTGATGCAAGTGACCTTTAACCCTAAAGACACCAACACTTTTGCAAGTGCTTCCTTGGATCATACTGTGAAG ATCTGGAATCTTGTCTCCCCTGACCCAAATTTTACATTGGATGCTCACTCGAAAGGGGTAAATTGTGTTGATTACTTCACTGGCGGTGATAAACCATACTTAATCACAGGTTCAGATGATCATACAGCAAAG GTGTGGGACTATCAGACAAAAAGCTGTGTTCAGACACTTGATGGACATACTCACAATGTATCTGCAGTTTGCTTTCATCCGGAACTTCCAGTTATAATTACTGGTTCAGAGGATGGAACTGTTAGAATATGGCACTCGACCACTTATCG GCTTGAAAACACATTGAATTATGGACTTGAAcgtgtttgggcttttgggtacATGAAAGGTTCACGCCG GATTGTAATTGGTTATGATGAAGGAGCCATAATGGTTAAAATTGGTCGAGAAGTACCAGTTGCTAGCATGGATAGTGGTGGAAAAATTATTTGGGCAAAGCATAATGAGATTCAAACTGTGAATATCAAAAGTGTTGGAGCAGATTTTGAG GCTACAGATGGAGAAAGATTGCCTTTGGCCGTGAAGGAGTTGGGAACCTGTGACCTTTATCCTCAA AGTTTGAAGCACAACCCCAATGGAaggtttgttgttgtttgtggaGATGGCGAGTACATAATATACACAGCTTTAGCATGGAGAAATAGATCCTTTGGCTCAGCATTGGAATTTGTTTGGTCCTCGGATGGAGAATGTGCTGTTAGGGAAACTACATCAAGGATAAAAGTTTATAGCAAAACGTTCCAG GAAAAGAAGAATGTTCGACCAACATTTTCTGTAGAACATATTTATGGAGGGGTCTTACTGGCAATGCGCTCAAATGACTTCATATGCTTCTATGACTGGGCGGAATGCAGATTGATTAGACGTATTGATGTCAATGTTAAG AATGTTTATTGGGCTGATAGTGGCGATTTGGTGGCAATCACAAGTGATTCATCATTCTACATTCTAAAATACGAT AGGGATGTAGTCTCATCCTATTTTGACAGTGGAAGGCCAGTTGATGAACTAGGTGTGGAGGATGCTTTTGAGCTCCTCTATGAAATAAATGAGCGTGTCAGAACTGGATTATGGGTCGGGGACTGTTTCGTTTACAATAACGCTTCTTGGCGACTTAACTATTGTGTTGGTGGCGAG GTGACCACAATGTTTCACCTGGACCGGCCCATGTACTTGCTGGGATATCTTGCCAATCAAAGTCGTCTCTTTCTAATTGATAAAGAGTTTAA TGTCATTGGATACACCTTGCTTCTCAGCTTGATCGAGTACAAAACACTTGTTATACGTGGAGATTTAGAGCGTGCGAAGCAAATCTTTCCAACAATTCCTCCAGAGCAACATAATAG TGTGGCTCGATTTTTGGAATCTCGAGGTATGTTGGAGGATGCACTGGAAGTGGCAACAGATGCTGACTACAAATTTGATCTTGCTGTACAGCTGGGTAGACTTGAGATTGCAAAG GAAATTGCTACAGGAGACCAAAGTGAATCCAAATGGAAGCGGCTGGGAGAATTAGCTATGTCCACTGGGAAG CTTGATTTGGCTGAAGATTGTCTATCAAATGGAATGGACCTTTCTGGCTTGTTGCTTCTCTATTCTTCTCTTGGAGATGCCCAAGGAATATCAAAACTTGCATCCCTTGCCAAAGAACAAGGAAAGAATAATGTTGCATTCCTTTGTTTATTTATGCTGGGTAAATTGGAAGAATGCATACAGCTGTTGTTGGAAAG TGAAAGGATACCTGAAGCAGCTTTAATGGCACGATCTTACCTACCAAGCAAGGTCTCAGAGATAGTTTCAATTTGGAGAAATGACCTGAACAAG GTCAATAAAAAAGCTGCCGAATCATTGGCCGATCCACAAGAGTATCCTAATTTGTTCGAGGACTGGCAGGTTTCTCTTGCCCTTGAGTCTAAAGACGCAGAAAATAG AGGCATTTATCCTCCTGCTGAACAATACCCAGTCTATGCTGAGAAGCCAACCACCAACCTAGTGGAAAGGTTCAGAAGCATGCAAATTGATGAAGAAGCGACAATCGAAAATGGAGATCTGGATCATGAG GATGTGCAGGAGAATGGAGAAGATCAAGGTGAAGGAGAGGCTGTTGAGGAGGATGCTGACTCCATGAACGGTGTTGTTCTTGTAAATGGAAACCAGGATGAAGAGTTGGATAAAAATGATGAAACTACTTCATCACCCTAA
- the LOC126601448 gene encoding uncharacterized protein LOC126601448: protein MASSAMKGRAWTRKEDEALCKAYRWISEDSVRGISQTSEGVWTRVSKKYLEFYEGTIPPNTRNHESCSSRWKKHLHPSLNKWHQALLAAASRHESGANYYDEVRQAEELYMEGSSKPFQFHGCWEICKGWVLFEDPPQHRVDPLEAASPSVDMNEDGSPTIQQTRVENPTPSEISLPRPMGRNKARRLREKGKANADYAAQHEVAASFRLLAEQNAREAEERKCRHEERAKQIQ from the exons atggcctcatctgcaatgaaaggtagggcttggactcgaaaagaagatgaagctctttgcaaggcttatagatggatctcagaagatagtgtgagggggatttctcaaacaagtgaaggtgtttggactcgtgtgtccaaaaaatacttagagttctacgaaggcaccattccaccgaatacccgaaaccacgaaagttgttcttcaagatggaagaaacatcttcatccaagtttgaataaatggcatcaagcactattagcagcagcaagtagacatgaaagcggcgccaattactatgacgaa gtacgccaagcggaggaattgtatatggagggcagctcaaaaccctttcagtttcacggttgttgggaaatttgtaaagggtgggtgttatttgaagatccacctcaacatagagtGGATCCTTTGGAAGCTGCATCCCCATCTGtagatatgaatgaagatggatctcctaccattcaacaaacaagggtagaaaatccgacTCCGTCCGAAATTTCTTTACCTAGGCCtatgggacgaaacaaggcccgaaggttgagggaaaagggcaaggcaaatgctgattacgccgctcaacatgaagtggcggCCTCATTTCGATTACtggcggagcaaaatgcccGTGAGGCGGAAGAAAGGAAGTGTAGACATGAAGAGcgagccaaacaaatacaataa